AAAACGCTGGCAAGCTGAAATGACGTCCTCGCCTGAACGTCTGTGCTAGCTTACGCAAGCCTTCAGCCCAGGCTCCTAGATCAAGCTTCACTACAGACTGTGGCGATTAAGACCACAACTACAATAAATCTGCAGCAGCACCGCCTAGCTGACCCACATGCAGCAGAAAGGATACTGCCAGCTGAAGATGGCTCTGAGCGGCTCGTGCAGAATGTGCATGGGCTGGGCCGCACTGCCACAACAGGGTGGCAATCCCATAACTACATTAACTATGGTGTGACCTCAAGTTCATGAATAGAGAAATTGGGAAGGGCCACAACACACCAGCATATTTTTTTCCTGGGAGCAGGCGCAGGTACACATGCAAGTCCATGTTTCTGCATACAAATGCTCAACATCGATAGGACAGAACAAGACAGGAGCTTCATGAAATTGACCAGAGAAGTGGGTCTGTGCTGGGGAGACAGAATGAGACCAGTTATTCCTAGACTGCCATGCATGACCCATTACACACGATAAACAATTACTGAGGACTGGACTACATGCCAAAAGAATTCAGTGACACCAGGCTTACAGAAAACGTGCAAAAGGGAACATCACTTCAGCGCCGCCTCCACTGTGCTATCACCGTAAACAGAACTTCACAAAGCAGCAAAAACGTTTCTGATTGTGTTTCTCTTAAGCGTCACAGAGCATTAGAATATCATACCCTTTCTGATACAAAGTTGCCTGTAGGTGACACTgcagaaaacacattttattctgTGCTCAATATTTTAGTAATGATAATGCAAATTCATATCCCAGAAAAATGGCTTTTTTGTGATACTCAGTCACTTATTTTGGTTTTTCAGATGCATTTGTCTTCAAATCCATCAGTATGCAATCTGTGAAGGTgttattatgcattatttaaAACAATACATCTCTTTAGCTTGTACGGAAAATAATCAGCAGGACAAATATTATTACGAGGTATTACTTTGGTAAAAAAGAAGATAAAATTAGAATTCAATGTTCATTTTGAATATTTCAAGTCTCCTTTCAAAAAAGAGAAATTATTACACTTCATGGTAGATTTTTATTTAACAGTATTTCTTCTAATAATATTCTGGTATAATTTCTAATGTCATGTATTATATTATAAGACCTGACTGCTTGATAGTTTTCGATCGGACTTCCAGCGTGCACCTATCGCCTTCGTCGATCTTTGAGCTACAGGTGCCTGGATCACACCCCGCGAGTGACAAGAATAGAAAACTGCACCGGGGACACGGGGCAGCCTTGTTTGAGTTTACCCTGACAGAGGACGGGCTATAACCGGCAGAAGTTAAGGTAAGGGAGCCTCCAGCGGAAAACTTACCGTCCTTGCTGAGTTTCATCGCCTCCCCCCGGCCGTCTAGGAGCAGCTCCTTGCCGACAGTATCGTTCCCGCGTGCACCTGCCGGGGAGAGCGGGCTCATGGGGTAACCCTGCACACTGACACATCGCTATACTGGCCCTGGATGTTTTTACTGACCCCCCACATAAGTTATCAGACACACACCTGGTAAATGAAGCCGGGATTAGGCACTGGCCGCCACTGACAGGAGGGGCATCTGTCAAAGTACCTCAGCAACAGCACGCGGGGCTCGGGGCGAACGCTCATCAACTTACCCAGTGTCTGAACGCCCACTTCTGGGCTGAGAGTCAATCGGCCAActtcacattttattaacctGGCTAGCTACCTGTTTATTTAGACGTTAGCCTAGTTAGCTATCTCAACTAGAGGTACACGTAGGAGAGCGGGCAGCCTAGCCAGCTAAACAGCCAGGGACGAGCGCAAAAGACGACGGCCAGGGGGCCACACGCTTACCGCCACAGAAGTACAGTTTAGCCGCATCGGCGTACGTGGACCAGGGTTTGTACAGAAACGTATCCGGGCTCGGCAGCTTCCCGTCCAGTGTCGCCATTGCTCTTCCTTCTTGTTGCTTTTTCTCTCCTTCGCTGTCAGCGACACGAGACTTCCGAAGTGTCTGACGTAATTGTCGGTAATTTCCGCCTCCGTTCGTCTCGAAGCTCGGCCACATTCGGGTGGTAATAATACGGGTTATAAGCAGTGCTTGAAGTAGGCCGGTACTCACCGGTATTCAGTACCAGCccatcttttgtttttctcttcagagaaCCGGCACCTCTCAATATCAGCTAGTACCgtataacaaggggagtacaggcacctggtactgaatagcAAGGTGAGtgccggcacctggtactgaatagtAAGGTGAGTACCGGCAACTCGTACTGAATAGCAAGGTGAGTACCGGCAACTCGTACTGAATAGCAAGGTGAGTACCGGCAACTGGTACTGTatccccacttcaagcactggttaTATTTTTTTCATGGCTTTACTGCGGTGAGAAAATGATCACACGTGAAACAACAAAATACCTTACGTTACGTgaatatcaaaaaaaaaataatagtgcATGCCTTTTTACATAAATGTAAGTACTGCTTTGTATCTAATGTGattagcatttttaaaagtagtgtatgtgtctgtttttcTCAAATGAACTACAATTATCTTCGTAATATACCTTGGGTATATTTCAACTTTAAAAACTTTGTGAACTAGTCCTCTCCAGTAAATTAATGGTGGCAGGGACACACACTGCACTTTTCCCAGAAATTGTCACTAGGTGTCAGTGAAATACAATTCGTCAAGCAAAATACAATTCGCCCGTCAATAACTCGATATAATAAACTGGTGAGGCGCTCTCTGTTTATCTtgtgaaaagaagaaaaactgtgataaaataaattaattttatatttcacaATCAAATCAAAATGTATGATTTCCCTCATGATCACCTCATTACACTGGTATTTATTATTTGACTGAAAATATTTTCCCCCCATAACTAAAATGTCCACGTGACTCGTCATTATCATAGCTTCTAACCACTACCTAGGTCTTATCAGCAACTGCAAGAAGCGTTCGGTTAAGGCTGTTGAAAATATACGAGACACATGTTGTGTTTGGTAGATGACTGCAAGTTGAACATCAGCATCAACCGTTAAGAGTGATTTATGcagaaatacatgtatttccaAAGGGGTTCACAAAGAAAGATTTATTGGCATTTATCATTCTCCTTTTCGTTTTCTGTTATTACTGTGGGTCTCAGCCCATGCCCTGGGTGGTCCCCAGCAATGTTTTTTTACAGATTGTTGTGTGGGACAGCTATTGGTCACTGTGAATAAATCCCACCCCTTTCTGAACAAAAGTGAATGATTATTAAAAGATGAAGAGTCTAATAGACTGCTGAGAGACCTTGATATGTCTGCCCTCTTGCAGATCTGGTTTTTGTTTGGGTTCAGTTATCGGTGACTGATGAACATAATGTACGCTACTCACGGTATTTTTGAAATTCTGTTAGAAAGAGGACTGGGCAAATTTTTTGCTGCTTTCTGATAACCGTGATGCTTATCTAAAACTTAATACTAAATAATTTGACAAGtgaccacagacacacaaaatgtCTTGTTGAAATGCCCACATCCTGGAGAAGTTGACACCAGGAGAGATATGAAGCAGAGGTGGTGATATGTTGATCAGAGTCACTAATTGTGATGTATTTCTCACTCTGAGGTTATAACCTTGGGGAGCCAGAATGAGTCTTAGCGTAGAATGAGTCTCAATcagtcaaaatgtgttttttgttgttgttgttattgttgtttttgtttttgttcattgTGGCCCCTTCCACTTTAGTATTCAGCATCAGTCAGCACAGAAGGTCCTTGCGGAGGACAAAACTTTTCAGTtcacatatgatgaggaagatgTTAGGTCATTGGTGGTCTCgtatcaaaaagaaaaaaaaataggataGAGTTTGGGAAATTGGCTTCTCAGTTATGAAAATTACAAAGAAGATCCACCAATTATCCTTTTTACTTGTGTCTGGAGAAAAATCCTTCTTTTTTGGTGCTTGATTCCTAAACTCACCAAGGTTAACACATTAAAATCTGAGCATCGGTTAATTGAAAAGTTTactttaataaatgtgtttgaaAGAATTTTAATATCCTGTGTgtttttaactttaatattgCGTGTCAGCAGCCGACGTTGGGTTGTCTCATTGTCTCTTAAATTCATCTGCACAGACAGATCTCCCATGAATTCCATGACAGAATATGGTGTCTATTTTTAGGACTATTGCATTGTTCACCATTCCTTAGTCATAACTAATATCACTGCACTTATGCCAGATGATCCCAGCTCTGTTTGTTACACAATCAACCAGCAAACAAATGTGAAAGTTGAGTCATGattaatgaataatgaaatacatacaGAGAAAGAGGCTGATTTCGGATTTCGGTTTAGACAATACAACATTACAGCGCTTTCTTGTAATTATTAATCAATCATATCTGCCCCTCCCAAATGTTCCccaaattaaagaaaaaagaagTTCCCCAATTACTTGTTATTTTTCCTGtgacaaataataaaatttgGTCCAGTGTGACCCAGCTGATTTCTTTCATCATTGCCAGCTCAATGGACTGCTAGTTTCTGCCAGGCCCGATACCAGAATCTAAGTTTGGATGGTGGTGATTATGGGGTTAGGGGTCCCCTTCAGGAGATTTTGTTGACCGGGTGGCAACAAGCAAATTCTGAGATTTCAAGGAAGGTTCAGACCCATTATTTCACAGCTGGCTGTGTGTCAGATCGGTAGCAaattttggggggaggggaggctcAAACCCAATAGGCTGTGTGTCTGGCTGGTATCTTTGGGGGAACATGCAGTTCTCACTCTGCCACATGGGCCCCCCACAAGGCCCCCACTGCCCAGATCAGACTCACATCACCCTCGCAGACAGCAACGACCTGCATCTGTTCCTCTGTCGCTCAGAGCAACGTCTAGACCCCGCCAGCCCAGCCATCTAGCTTCAGGAACtgctgaaaaagggacgttgtGCTCAGCTCCACCACCTTAAGCAATTACTGCAGCAGAATAATTTTAATGCTTAGCTGACACTTCTGAATTAGGAAAACAAATTCCATTCACCTCAAAGTTGTGTGCCTCATCACATCACATGATTGTCTACAGGAGCCAATCTTGACTTAGCACCCCACCTGTGTCCTTCTATCCAGTCATAATGCAGATAAGGCATATGTGACCAATCAAAAAGGACTAGCTTTTCAGGTTTGGTCCCACTCAACCAGATAGTTGTACACTTGAGAGTGGAATAAACAACTCCTTTGTTACCTTCTCTTGTTTAATGCATCGACACATAACGCAGAGGAATTTGTTTGCATACCTGAGGCATAACACCAAGCTTGATTAATTCTTCAGACATGTCTGTCGGTTGTGGCTAAGATTTCCTTTCATCTGCCTCCGTTCCTTGTGAAGCACACTGGAAGAATCATTAACGGCCCTTTCTGCTTCAGAACACAGAAACGCACAGCGGAAGGCATAGCCTCGTGTGGTTAGAAATGTCCGTGGCTTTTCTGCTGCAGCAGGACATTCCTGACCCAGTTCTACCTCGGCCCGGTACGCTTATTCATTAACCGGACCAAGGCGGTTCCTGGCTTGAAGGACAAAGCAGCAATAACAGATCCTTGGCTTGAAGTACTACATGGTTCGAAAGTGTGAAAGGCAGAGGTGCACCACAGAATGGGGGGGTCATAGGGCCCTCCCCAGGCATGCCTCCGTCGACAAGGTGATGCTCGTATCTGCAGCAAGGTGTCGCTGTAACAGATTGGCCACGGCACCTCCCATCAGCAAGAGGCTGCCACGCAGGGCTGTTTTCACAGCGGGGGGATAATGTCAGGCTTGTTCTCTGAACGCTGGCGGAGTAAAGTCACAAGATAAAGGGGAAAACAGAAGCAGCTTTATACCAATGGGATTTACATACATTCCAGGCCTAGAGGCCGAATTGGCCTTATTTGGTGTTGTTGGGGAGAACCATTAggggttgggggctgggaggattTTTACTTTAGTCAAGCATATGTTATAATATGAAAAAATGGTCTCAGGCCATGTTTAACTGCTTTTATACAAGATCACATTCATAGTTTAatcaacaaatatttaaaaggaCAGTAAGCAATATATTTCTCTGTACATAAATTGTGGTAGAATGGTTGCAACCAACGTTCGGTCTGTGCTATAGACATACTAAAATACACACGGTAAAGAGAGGAACCTGTCAGGATGCACACTCTGCTACAGTCActggtagggggggggggtctccactGATTGTGCTTGTCTATACATGGAGTAAAAACAAGCTGCAGGGGGCAATTCCACACCATCCTCCACTGGTAGCACCAAGGATGACACAACTGGCTGAAGTTTCTAGTTTGTCCAGTTTGGGAAAAAAAGACTTGCTTATTTGGAAGTGTGCTGCCCATGAGCAGAGGCATTTAGAAAATACATATAACATGACAATGAGCGCACAGTGGCTGTCGTTTACCAGCTTGTAGGGCTGGGAGTTTTTTAGCATCAATTGTCCTTTTCCGTATCTACAGCCGTGCGCTCATACTGCATGCACCAAATCACTTAATCAATGTTAGAACGCAAAGTACAATTCAAAGGACTTTAATCAAAAGGAACTCAGGAACGCTGGTTTTCGGGGAACAATGCCAAAATGTGTAACATATTAAGCCTTAACATATACAGAAGCCACAAGGATTCATACTGCTCAAGACCAAACCAGAAACAGTGTTGCAGTCTCCGTGTTTCATTCACTAAACAGATTAACTTCTAATCCATAACAAATTAATTGTGTTACTTTTCTCTTGCTTCAGGTCAGAACATACTCCTGCAGTGTTACAGAGAGGGGCTCAGTCTCAAAAACATAACTGAGTGTTTACAGAGCTCCCAAACAAACATTAAACCAGATTTACAAAACGGAATAAAAGGAATAACGGGGAACTGAGTAACAACAATGTTGAATATGAGAGAGAAACAGCAATACAAAAGAACATATTACGTCGGTTAGCCGTCACAGAACGGGCAAGTAGAATGATAGGCCTCTTTGTTCAGAGACGCTCCCAGGAGGAACAACCAGCAATCCAGCAACACAAGGCCAGGACCTTCCACATTCAGGAGGCCATGGAGCAGGTTCTGGGGCAGCGGTTAGATGGACCTGGGGGCTTGCCCCGGATGGGCGGTGTACCTCATGGTATGCCAGCGGGTCTCCTTGTAGACAAACCATGCATTACTGACCCATAAGATCAGGCCAAGGAAGCCGAAGATCTGCGGAGAAATCAAAGGTGAGCCGACTACAAGCCTGATGGCAACAATCAACCCAGCTGGCAAAAATGAATACTTACAACAAGCCAGCAAACAGTCATTGGGATGTAACATGAAGTGCAAAAATACTGAATGTGAAGCCGTGTGCGAGCCTCATGTATTACTTTCCCAGCCCGAGGAGAAGCAGGGCGTCCGACATCCCCTGTGAGGTAAGAGACGGACAAGCAAGCTCACCACAGACACATTGAGGCTGCGCATGCTGGCAAGCTCCGTAACTTCACAGGCCACGCCTTCCTCCCGACACACAGCCAGCGTGGCCACTATGCCGACAGTGCCCGTGGCATACTTAAGGTTCTGCAGCCCCTTGGCCCACGCCGAAGTGCATGTGAGCCAGAAGACGGCAAAGATCGTGGTCATCAGGAAATCCTGGGGGCACAGGTGGAGTGGAAACTCAACAGCAGATCCGTGACATGCATCCTCCATGCTTCGGTTTGCCCAGAAAGTGTCTCTGAATAATCTCTCAGGATTTACAGTTTTCCCACTTCTGATTCCCATTAGCTGGCTGTGAAAATGCCATATTAACATGGACAAAACTGTGCATTAAAACTTTCCTCTCCAGCTCAAGTAAACAAAGTGAATGCATGCTAAGCGTTTCAGATCTGCACACATTCTGCAACATTTAAAGATTTCTCAAAATGCATTACGTacacttaattaaaataatccaCTCGGTGAAAACAGCTACTCGCAATACGGCTACTCCCCAAGCGTACAGGGCTGCCGTGTGGCTGAATTCAGGGAAGCACAGaaacacactggatgggatgccagtccatcacaggacacaaggtgagggacaccctggatgggatgccagtccatcacaggacaaatACACTTtcactacgggcaatttaggGATGCCAGATTGCCTAAGCACATTTTCGACACCAGGAAGAAACCCAAAAACAAAGAGAACATGTATgcgtgcacacatacacacacacacacacgtgcagtATGCTTTCTGAAGCTCTTAGCAAGACAGGCATGTGCACTGACCATCTTGGGCACGAAGTTGGAGTTCCTGTAGACGTGCATGTACCCCAGGTAGAGCACCAGCGCCGCCATGCAGTAAAAAAAGTTGAGGACAGCGACGGTCACGAAGAACTGGGACGAAGACACAGAGCTTCCCACCAGGTGAGTTTCAGGTACGGTGACGTTGCATAGTGACGTGTTGTTCTTCACGAGCAGCGTGTGGCTCAACCTAAAGGGGTGAGAGATTTCCAGGTCTGACCAGTACCCCCTGGCCATGTCAGTTAGGCGCATCGAGCCATAATCTATCGGTTGTCCTGCTAAAGTCCCAGATTGGACTCTTCTGTTGTACCCTTAAGCAGGACATTTTAATGGcttattaatgatttattacTCAAAACTGTAGAATTCTTGGAGGAATCCCAGGCaaagaaataaattaaacagtACATATCCCATATTACTTCTAGTAAATTTAACTGGGATGTCTAGGTTGTGTCCTTCAGGACACCTTACTCATCTACACTATTTCATCCCTGCTTAGAAGAACAGATGTGCTATTGCCCTGCAAAGCAGTGAGCCTGCATGCCGGTGGTCAGCAGAGACCCCAAGCAGGTTAGTCAAACTGCAATGTGAACTGACTCACCTGAAGGGGTAACTGAAGGCGAATTTCAGCGTTTCATTCTTGCCATCTTTGCAAAAAAGGGTTACTATGCTTGTACCACTATATCCGCCACAGCTTGCAAATGCGAAAATTGCAGTCAGCTGAAAAGGGGAATTTCAGAAAAAAGGATTTAAGGACTGATTTGGTAGAGGGAAGAATGTCTTCTTTATTGTAACATGATTTACGACATGTATCTTAAAGGCATTATTGGAATTACaatggaaatatttttttcccatggCTAAACGTCTAAACCTTTTTAAATGCTGTGCTTCTTTCCGGACATATAAATCGCTTTGTTAACATTAATATTTCGGTTATGGGACTCGCATGCGTCAGCGGGCGCTGATTTAGCCGCTTAAAGTTTGCTAGTTTGGCGAAGCGAATCCTTGCGGGAAACACATTAGTGAATGATAAAGAGCTATGGCTAAAGTCAACGCGTATATAAAAGGAGACAGTTTGTTAGACAGCTAATCAGCTTCCAGCAGCACTATTGTTGGATTGTGATACCTAAACAAAAGTCCCCCGGTTAGTGATTAGACTTTTAACTACCGAGATTATAGGTGTTTAAATGTTGCGGTACTTTTTAAAGAGTAAGCAACCGAGGCGCGCCCCTGTCCGGAGACCGACCCCCGGCTTCCGTGGCACCTTACCCACTCCAGGGCTTTGATGAACCCCAACGGCTCCTTAATGGCCTGCAGGTTTAATCGCAATCCTGACATCGTCCGCTAAAAGAGTCTGAAATATGAAcggaaattaaaaagaaaaaagtaggCACTCTGGATTTTCAGATGTCACAAGTTGGGCGTAAAACGCTCAGTCCTTTTATTATCAGCAAACCAGCTCTTCGGATGTATAAATCTCTGTATAGATGTATTTCCCACCGAAGACCCCCGCCATTTACAGGAACTATTACAAATGTTCGAATTTTTTGTTGCTTTCGCGGGAAAAAAAGCTCCCAGCTAGTCCTCGTGCTGATGCTCGCGGACGGAGCGCGAGGACTGCGGATCAGCTGCGTTTCTGCCAGTAACCCGGCGTTTCCTCCTCCCACTGCTCCCCAGGCTCACCCGTCGGCGATGTCAGTCTGTTCGCCGCATCGTGCATCTACACCAGCTAGTATTTCTTGTTTACTAACAACGAGCCGTCCGATCTATAACCACCGAAAACCAAACGACGAGGTACGTGCCGTCGAGGGGCCGACTAGGCGTGAGTGCAGCTAGGCAGAGCTTCCAGGTTCAGCTGTAACGAGTACTGGAGAATTGGTTTTTAGTACTAAATCACTATATGGATATTACTCAAAAGGAAGattctaatttaaaaaaatcatatggAGTTAAAAGGGCCGAATTCAGGAGAAATTAACTCCTTACGACTGCTGCTATTTTTAAAAGACGATTATATGTGTAGTTTTGACATGAATCCCATATACCAACAGGTGGGTCTGTTATTCGGACAGAGCATAAGTACGTGCGTGTGCCCATATACCAACAGGTGGGTCTGTTATTCGGACAGAGCATAAGTACGTGCGTGTGCCCATATACCAACAGGTGGGTCTGTTATTCGGACAGAGCATAAGTACGTGCGTGTGCCCATATACCAACAGGTGGGTCTGTTATTCGGACAGAGCATAAGTACGTGCGTGTGCCCATATACCAACAGGTGGGTCTGTTATTCGGACAGAGCATAAGTACGTGCGTGTGCCCATATACCAACAGGTGGGTCTGTTATTCGGACAGAGCATAAGTACGTGTGTGTCCCCGTATACCAACAGGTGGGTCTGTTATTCGGACAGAGCATAAGTACGTGCGTGTGCCCGTATACCAACAGGTGGGTCTGTTATTCGGACAGAGCATAAGTACGTGCGTGTGCCCGTATACCAACAGGTGGGTCTGTTATTCGGACAGAGCATAAGTACGTGCGTGTGCCCGTATACCAACAGGTGGGTCTGTTATTCGGACAGAGCATAAGTACGTGCGTTTGCCCGTATACCAACAGGTGGGTCTGTTATTCAGATAGAGCATCAGTACATGCATGCAGTCACACCTCATGTGCCCCTAAAATCGGCTAAgactaaaaaaaacacaaatcagCGACTGCTCTATTCGTTATTgctttatttcaaatttcaccCACACGTTTCAAGCACACGGATCCCTCTTGAAAATAGATACAGGTGCCATCAAATTAAATGCTAGTGCTTTCGTcgatttttttcttctattttttCAGTAGATAGAAAAGGAAATGCAGTCCTCTTTTTACTTTACAATGAGGAAAATATTTCGGCAAACAGACAGGGTGGTCATTTCAGTATTATGTCAATATCTCCACAATAACATTATCCAAAATTTCCAAAGGTGATGAAaggaaaaaatagaaaaataacagacttctacacacacatacatatcaCCTTCAGCATTCAAATATTGTACACAAATGAGCTAAAACCAATGATATagtgatttttataaaaatgggCTTCAGACAGAAAAAGATACATCTTCCCAACCAGGCAGAACTTTTACTTAagctatacatacatacaaaaatacacacatctgcagacacataaacacacaaaaaaattcagAGAAGGCAGTTTGGCCACATTTCCCTAAATAGAAATATTCAGTGTGATAACTTTTCAACAACATTATCCTGtcaaaaaaatcaaattaaaattaaatttgaaaGTATCAAAATTGTAAAGTCAGGTTCTAGTAAAATCGTTTGATCCATATCTCATTGCATTTCTTAATGACCCCTGACAAACTGTCAGTGTTTCATTTCCAGATGACAGTAAtgcaataaacattttaaatttgacaaaaaaacaattactCCGTTTCCATGGACATTGTGGATTTCTTAACTTCAGAACAAAGTCTGACTGCTACAGGACTCAGTCTACAGAACAGGCAATAGATCACCTTCATTTGGCATTTGTGATGCGAGAAAAGATCCAGTTCTCTGAATAAAAGGtgaacagggaaaaaaacaaaagtgcctttcccatttaaaaacataaattgCATAAAGGAATATAATCCCAAACAACAGGTAattaacagtttgcaaaacaCATCCACATTCAtcaacatttaacatttacctTAAGGTTCTATAGCTGATTAAAGTTCAGACACTttcattaatgtgcatgttTACTTCAGAATAGTGGTCTACTCAATAGTTTATGTACAGTAATAAGTCCTCAAACTGTATTAGTCTCTTAACTTTATCGTCCCACCATTAAATATACAACAAAGCTTAAAGTTCCGTAATTTGTAGCATACAGTTCTGTAGACGGCATACAGACGCATTCTGTGGGGTTTGTTCCTACAAGCTCTCTGTGAgcgcactctctctctctctctctctctctctctctgagcTCAGGCAGGTGTTTGGCTTTCTCTCCACGCCAGAGGTGCAGGGCGGCGGGTGGTGGTCTTAAACAGTGGTGGTGGCCTCAAACAGGACCCAGGACCCCCCTAGCACAGAGAGCACATGCAGTGCTGCCTGGGCAGGCTGTAGCTCGGTCAGTTCAGCAGCTGTTGTACCTCGCAGTCCTTGAGCTTGGCGTTCTCTCTGACCTCATCAAACGTGTAGGTCTTCACGATCTTCCCATTGTGAAATACTGTGTGCAGCAGGTCCTGATGGGCACAGACACACCGAAGAAACCAGCATGAGATTTGACCATTGAAGTGCAATGAACATACCTCTAATAGCAATTCACAAACAGCATGAAGGGCAGATGAGTAGTAGATTAAAATGTAGACatctaaaatacaaaacatcTGTTTTTCCATCATgagattttgttttgttgtgcaaTATTTAACTGCATGGAGATGCAGAAATATCAGCCAATTTTATAAGCAAGTGCTAATctcgcacacacagacatgcacacaaatAATTTGCTGGTTTCATTTGACATTTCTGCTCTAAGTTCTGCAAAATTTTTGTGTTAAAAATATAAACTAAAAAAGTAAATCAGAACATCTATCAATGTCCTTAAATATCACAACTCATTGGCTCAAAGGTTTAGGTCCCCAAAATGACCATGGTTTTTCCAAAATAGTTTTCCACAAACCCGAACGGCACTGCAGCATAGCCTTGACTGCGTCCCTGCCGGACAGCGGGTGTAAGCGGAGTCAGAGCGGCAGGAACGCAACATGCTGCACCCACTTCAGCAGCCTGACATACATTGGGGCTTCTCAAACCAGACTTTTTACTGGACCTCTCATGACACAGAAGACAAAGAAAAATCCAGTGTATTTCCAAGGCACTGAAAAAATACCATGGATACCACTGGTCTAATAAATGGCCgataaaagtaatacattagataaataaaaataatgtatcCATCTTTTGACTGAAAACATTAAGGGACAAGTCTTCTTGTAGGAGGTTTGGCAAATAATTCAAAGAGGGTATCAGAGCCATCTGGAAAGGTGCTAGTAGTGACAGATCTTGAGTTTCCCGTTTACAAACTCGCCACACCAAAGGAAAGAGTGGCCGGCCACCGAGGAATCAGAGAATGACATCTGTGCCAAACACTCACAGCCAGAGCAAGGAA
This window of the Paramormyrops kingsleyae isolate MSU_618 chromosome 1, PKINGS_0.4, whole genome shotgun sequence genome carries:
- the LOC111835588 gene encoding synaptophysin-like protein 1, producing MSGLRLNLQAIKEPLGFIKALEWLTAIFAFASCGGYSGTSIVTLFCKDGKNETLKFAFSYPFRLSHTLLVKNNTSLCNVTVPETHLVGSSVSSSQFFVTVAVLNFFYCMAALVLYLGYMHVYRNSNFVPKMDFLMTTIFAVFWLTCTSAWAKGLQNLKYATGTVGIVATLAVCREEGVACEVTELASMRSLNVSVIFGFLGLILWVSNAWFVYKETRWHTMRYTAHPGQAPRSI